A genomic stretch from Candidatus Methanomassiliicoccus intestinalis Issoire-Mx1 includes:
- a CDS encoding cobyrinate a,c-diamide synthase yields the protein MKQSNEKIITQKAKFPRILLGATSSGSGKTTITCGILQALVNRGMSVSSFKCGPDYIDPMFHSNAIGTSSSNLDLFFSEPDTVRYLFTKSAKDSDISVIEGVMGYYDGISSASSRASAYEVSVTLDAPAILIVDSRGASTSVIATILGFLEYKKDSHIKGVILNRMSEKVYQRIKNVIENDLKIDVLGYVPSIPDISLESRHLGLVTPDNIKDIKNKLNLIAEVLEKTVNIDKIIEISKSASSLECQDMPVRKMEGRPRIAIAKDEAFCFMYRDNLELLEDMGAQIEYFSPIHDECIPASDGVILYGGYPELYAEELSRNSSMIESIKKAVSGGMPCIAECGGFMYLHDEMEDPSGTSHSMCGIISGRSYKTEKLVRFGYVDLKSKNDSWILKSNETVKAHEFHYWDSSNCGSDVISTRASGDGSWECIHCENNVFAGYPHIFYRSCPDMIRRFLEACINYRTVREKYLKQE from the coding sequence TTGAAACAATCAAATGAGAAGATAATTACGCAGAAGGCGAAATTTCCAAGAATATTACTTGGTGCTACATCCAGTGGAAGTGGGAAAACCACAATTACCTGCGGCATACTGCAAGCTCTTGTAAATAGAGGAATGAGCGTGTCTTCATTCAAATGTGGACCGGATTATATTGATCCAATGTTTCATTCCAACGCCATAGGTACATCTTCTTCAAATCTGGATTTATTTTTCTCAGAACCTGATACCGTGAGATATCTGTTTACAAAATCCGCTAAAGACTCAGATATATCAGTCATAGAGGGGGTTATGGGATATTATGATGGCATAAGCTCAGCATCTTCCAGAGCTTCTGCATATGAAGTTTCAGTGACGTTGGATGCTCCAGCGATTTTAATCGTAGACTCGAGAGGTGCAAGCACATCAGTAATTGCTACAATTCTTGGGTTTTTAGAGTATAAAAAAGACAGTCATATAAAGGGAGTTATATTAAATAGGATGAGTGAAAAAGTTTACCAACGTATAAAAAATGTTATAGAAAATGATCTCAAGATAGATGTTCTTGGATATGTACCATCTATTCCAGATATATCACTCGAAAGCAGACACTTGGGGCTTGTAACTCCAGATAATATTAAAGACATTAAAAACAAGCTTAATTTAATCGCAGAGGTACTCGAAAAAACTGTCAACATAGATAAGATTATTGAGATCTCGAAAAGCGCTTCATCTCTTGAATGTCAAGACATGCCAGTGCGTAAGATGGAAGGCCGTCCAAGAATCGCAATCGCAAAGGATGAGGCTTTCTGTTTTATGTACCGTGACAATCTTGAGTTATTAGAGGATATGGGAGCACAGATAGAATATTTTTCTCCGATACATGATGAATGTATACCTGCTTCAGACGGAGTGATATTATATGGCGGATATCCAGAGCTGTATGCCGAAGAATTAAGCAGAAATAGTTCTATGATCGAGTCCATAAAAAAAGCAGTATCTGGCGGAATGCCATGTATTGCAGAATGCGGTGGATTTATGTATCTGCATGACGAAATGGAGGATCCGTCTGGAACGTCCCATTCGATGTGCGGCATAATCTCCGGCAGATCGTATAAAACAGAAAAACTTGTTAGATTTGGGTATGTAGATCTTAAGAGTAAAAATGACTCATGGATATTAAAATCAAACGAAACCGTCAAAGCTCATGAGTTTCACTACTGGGACAGCAGCAATTGTGGAAGCGATGTTATATCTACAAGGGCATCGGGAGACGGAAGCTGGGAATGCATACATTGTGAAAATAATGTGTTTGCTGGATATCCTCACATATTTTACAGATCCTGCCCAGACATGATAAGACGATTTTTAGAAGCGTGTATAAATTACAGAACCGTAAGGGAAAAGTACCTTAAACAAGAGTGA